The following are encoded in a window of Providencia rettgeri genomic DNA:
- a CDS encoding YccJ family protein produces the protein MVEQIWKEGVDKLLPLAFSKTTADRLYWGKKRLKGKMHNGFWVFWDL, from the coding sequence TTGGTCGAGCAAATTTGGAAAGAAGGGGTTGATAAGCTTTTACCTTTAGCTTTTTCGAAGACCACAGCAGATAGGCTATATTGGGGGAAGAAACGATTGAAAGGAAAAATGCATAATGGGTTTTGGGTTTTTTGGGATCTTTAG